In 'Nostoc azollae' 0708, the following are encoded in one genomic region:
- the folB gene encoding dihydroneopterin aldolase — protein sequence MDSILLTGIRCYGYIGFLPEEQVLGQWFEIDVKLWLDLSRPGQSDNIKDTIDYRQTIRLIQNLVKTSQFALLERLTGAIADAILEDSLAITQVQVIVTKPTAPIPEFNGKISIEMTRNK from the coding sequence ATGGACTCGATTCTTTTAACAGGAATTCGCTGTTATGGTTACATTGGGTTTTTACCAGAGGAACAAGTTCTAGGACAATGGTTTGAAATAGATGTAAAGCTATGGTTAGACCTTTCACGTCCAGGTCAGTCAGACAATATTAAAGATACGATAGATTATCGGCAAACTATTAGATTGATACAAAATCTAGTCAAAACCTCACAATTTGCATTGCTAGAAAGATTAACTGGAGCTATAGCTGATGCTATTCTGGAGGATAGCCTTGCTATTACACAAGTACAAGTTATCGTCACCAAACCCACAGCACCCATTCCGGAGTTTAATGGCAAAATTAGCATCGAAATGACAAGAAATAAGTAA
- a CDS encoding PspA/IM30 family protein, with the protein MGLFDRLKRVVGANVNDLINKAEDPEKMLEQAILEMQEDLVQLRQGVAQAIAAQKRTEKQYNDAQNEINKWDRNARLALQKGDENLARQALERKKSFTDTSTSLKTSLDQQTIQVDTLKKNLIQLESKISEAKTKKEMLKARITAAKAQEQLGSMVVSMNSSSAMAAFERMEEKVLMQEARAQSTAELVGADLETQFAQLESGSDVDDELAALKASMLPPAPAPQGQLPPSQATTAKPTEPIDSDLEALKRQLDQM; encoded by the coding sequence ATGGGATTATTTGATCGTCTTAAAAGAGTTGTTGGTGCTAACGTTAACGATTTAATAAATAAAGCAGAAGATCCAGAAAAAATGCTGGAACAAGCTATCTTGGAAATGCAGGAAGACTTGGTTCAGCTGCGTCAGGGGGTTGCCCAAGCGATCGCAGCCCAAAAACGCACGGAAAAACAGTACAATGATGCCCAAAATGAAATCAATAAATGGGATCGCAATGCCAGACTAGCTCTGCAAAAGGGTGATGAAAACTTAGCACGTCAAGCATTAGAGCGCAAGAAAAGTTTTACAGACACCTCTACATCTCTGAAAACTAGCCTAGATCAGCAAACTATTCAGGTAGATACTCTTAAGAAGAATTTAATCCAGCTAGAGAGCAAAATTTCTGAAGCCAAAACCAAGAAAGAAATGCTCAAAGCGCGGATTACTGCCGCTAAAGCTCAAGAGCAACTGGGATCAATGGTAGTTAGCATGAATAGCAGCAGTGCTATGGCAGCTTTTGAGCGGATGGAAGAAAAGGTATTAATGCAAGAAGCCCGCGCTCAGTCTACCGCAGAATTAGTAGGTGCAGATTTAGAAACCCAATTTGCTCAGTTGGAATCTGGTAGTGATGTAGATGATGAATTGGCAGCATTGAAAGCAAGTATGCTACCACCAGCACCTGCTCCTCAAGGACAATTACCCCCTTCTCAAGCAACCACTGCTAAACCTACTGAACCTATAGATTCTGATTTAGAAGCACTGAAGAGACAATTAGATCAAATGTAA
- a CDS encoding DUF721 domain-containing protein, with protein sequence MSLKSVNDILSILEIEAKWQEQPFQRLLKCWGEMVGAAVAAQTRPLSVQRDVLWVATSSAAWAQNLTFGRKAILFKLNQKLPVPLIDIRFSTAKWKRSPLPGNQPQTLSPQQHPSYLGINDLGKIISDTEIKATAENAQAIFADWAKVMQERSYNLPICPQCQCPTPPGEVQRWRVCSLCAAKKL encoded by the coding sequence ATGTCGTTGAAATCAGTTAATGATATTTTAAGCATTCTCGAAATAGAAGCCAAATGGCAAGAACAACCTTTTCAACGCTTGCTGAAGTGTTGGGGAGAAATGGTTGGTGCTGCGGTTGCGGCACAAACTCGCCCTTTGTCAGTGCAGCGGGATGTTTTGTGGGTAGCAACCTCTAGTGCTGCTTGGGCGCAAAACTTAACCTTTGGACGCAAAGCCATACTTTTCAAGTTAAATCAAAAGCTACCTGTACCTTTGATAGATATTCGCTTCTCAACAGCTAAGTGGAAGCGATCGCCATTACCAGGCAATCAGCCACAAACGCTATCACCACAACAACATCCCAGTTATTTGGGTATCAATGATTTGGGTAAAATCATCTCTGACACTGAGATTAAAGCTACTGCTGAGAATGCTCAGGCTATTTTTGCAGATTGGGCCAAGGTCATGCAAGAGCGATCGTACAACTTACCTATTTGTCCCCAGTGTCAATGTCCCACCCCACCAGGTGAAGTGCAACGCTGGCGTGTTTGTTCCCTGTGTGCTGCCAAAAAGTTATAG
- the menD gene encoding 2-succinyl-5-enolpyruvyl-6-hydroxy-3-cyclohexene-1-carboxylic-acid synthase translates to MQFTFNNINQLWSYVLAETLKRLGLSCAIICPGSRSTPLTVAFAKQSPDIEVVSILDERSAGFFALGRAKATGKPVVLVCTSGTAGANFYPAVIEAKESRVSLLILTTDRPAELRECHSGQTIDQVKLYGNYPNWQNELAIPSADMGMLSYLRQMVIHGWERCQFPNGGAVHLNIPFRDPLAPVPDGTDFKLDCEEFFDGIIPTQSHFANYPLPKEWELCNRGIIIAGVAQPKQPEEYCRAIAYLAQTLHWPVLAEGLSPVRNYTNINPYLISSYDIILRNQEIAKELTPKMVIQIGEMPTSRKLRNWLIATKPYCWLIDKSIKNLDSLHGKTTHLRISIEEMGRRESREIEKRSINEYLEKWCAIENQVRSKIDAYIENIDELIECKAAWLISHTLPPGTPIFISNSMPVRDVEFFWKPNNLKIKPYFNRGANGIDGTLSTALGIAHYQQSSVMLTGDLALLHDTNGFLIRNKFIGHLTIILINNNGGGIFEMLPIAKFDPPFEEFFATPQDIDFAKLCATYNVQYELITSWENLTARLRFLPKDGIRVLEIKTNRKSDAQWRMESLKKLAEYLGT, encoded by the coding sequence ATGCAATTTACGTTTAATAATATTAATCAGCTTTGGTCTTATGTGTTAGCGGAAACCCTCAAACGCTTGGGTTTAAGTTGTGCTATTATTTGTCCTGGATCTCGTTCTACACCTCTGACGGTCGCTTTTGCAAAGCAATCACCGGATATTGAAGTTGTCTCTATTTTAGATGAACGTTCTGCTGGTTTTTTCGCTTTGGGAAGAGCGAAAGCAACAGGAAAACCTGTAGTATTGGTTTGTACTTCAGGAACAGCAGGAGCAAACTTTTATCCTGCTGTTATAGAAGCTAAAGAAAGTCGTGTATCTTTATTAATATTAACTACTGATAGACCGGCAGAATTGCGAGAATGCCATTCTGGCCAAACTATTGACCAAGTGAAATTATACGGTAATTATCCCAATTGGCAAAATGAGTTAGCTATACCTTCGGCAGATATGGGAATGTTAAGTTATCTCAGACAAATGGTAATTCATGGTTGGGAACGTTGCCAATTTCCTAATGGGGGAGCAGTGCATTTAAATATTCCTTTTCGTGACCCTCTTGCACCTGTTCCTGATGGTACTGATTTTAAATTAGATTGTGAAGAGTTTTTTGATGGAATAATTCCTACTCAATCACATTTTGCCAATTACCCATTACCCAAAGAATGGGAATTATGTAACCGGGGGATTATTATTGCTGGTGTAGCACAACCCAAGCAACCTGAAGAATATTGTAGAGCGATCGCATACCTTGCTCAAACTCTTCATTGGCCTGTTTTAGCTGAAGGACTTTCCCCTGTTAGAAATTATACTAATATTAATCCCTATTTAATTTCCAGCTATGACATCATTTTACGTAATCAGGAAATTGCTAAAGAATTAACGCCAAAAATGGTAATTCAAATTGGGGAAATGCCCACAAGTAGAAAATTACGTAATTGGTTAATTGCTACTAAACCTTATTGTTGGCTAATTGATAAAAGTATTAAAAATTTAGATTCATTACATGGTAAAACTACACATTTAAGGATATCTATAGAAGAAATGGGGAGAAGGGAAAGTAGGGAAATAGAGAAAAGGAGTATTAATGAATATTTAGAAAAATGGTGTGCTATAGAAAATCAAGTAAGATCAAAAATTGATGCTTATATTGAAAACATAGATGAATTAATTGAATGTAAAGCAGCTTGGTTAATTTCTCATACTTTACCACCAGGAACACCTATTTTTATTTCTAATAGTATGCCTGTGCGGGATGTAGAATTTTTCTGGAAACCGAATAATTTGAAAATTAAACCTTACTTTAATCGAGGTGCAAATGGTATTGACGGTACACTTTCTACGGCTTTAGGAATAGCACATTATCAGCAAAGTAGTGTGATGTTAACAGGAGATTTAGCTTTATTACATGATACTAATGGGTTTTTAATTAGAAATAAGTTTATTGGACATTTGACCATTATTTTAATTAATAACAACGGTGGTGGTATTTTTGAAATGTTACCTATTGCCAAATTTGATCCGCCATTTGAAGAATTTTTTGCTACACCACAGGATATTGATTTTGCTAAATTATGCGCTACTTATAATGTGCAGTATGAGTTAATTACTTCTTGGGAAAATTTAACAGCAAGGCTGAGGTTCCTACCAAAGGATGGTATAAGGGTTTTAGAAATAAAGACAAATAGAAAAAGTGATGCTCAATGGAGAATGGAAAGTTTGAAGAAACTTGCAGAATACCTGGGGACTTAA
- the menB gene encoding 1,4-dihydroxy-2-naphthoyl-CoA synthase: METTWKTVTTYEDILYQKTDGIAKITINRPHKRNAFLPKTVFELYEAFCDAREDTNIGVVLFTGAGPHTDGKYAFCSGGDQSVRGQAGYVDNAGIPRLNVLDLQRLIRSMPKVVIALVAGYAIGGGHVLHLICDLTLAADNAIFGQTGPKVGSFDGGFGASYLARIVGQKKAREIWFLCRQYNAQQALEMGLVNCIVPVEDLESEGIKWAQEILEKSPIAIRCLKAAFNADCDGQAGLQELAGNATLLYYMTEEGAEGKQAFLEKRPPNFRDFPWLP; encoded by the coding sequence ATGGAAACTACCTGGAAAACTGTGACAACCTATGAAGATATCCTCTATCAAAAAACTGATGGTATAGCTAAAATCACTATCAACCGTCCCCATAAACGTAACGCTTTTCTCCCCAAAACCGTATTTGAACTGTATGAAGCCTTCTGTGATGCACGCGAAGATACAAATATCGGTGTAGTTCTATTTACTGGTGCAGGTCCCCATACAGATGGTAAATATGCCTTTTGTTCAGGGGGTGATCAAAGTGTCCGGGGACAAGCGGGTTATGTGGATAATGCTGGTATCCCCCGTTTAAATGTGTTGGATTTGCAACGTCTAATTCGTTCTATGCCGAAAGTAGTAATTGCTTTGGTAGCTGGCTATGCTATTGGTGGGGGTCATGTTCTCCATTTAATTTGTGATTTAACCTTAGCTGCTGATAATGCTATTTTTGGACAAACAGGCCCGAAAGTTGGTAGTTTTGATGGTGGTTTTGGCGCTAGTTATCTAGCGCGGATAGTGGGACAAAAAAAAGCACGGGAAATCTGGTTTCTTTGTCGTCAATATAACGCCCAACAAGCTTTAGAAATGGGTTTGGTTAATTGTATAGTTCCGGTTGAAGACTTAGAAAGCGAAGGTATAAAATGGGCGCAAGAGATATTAGAAAAAAGCCCTATTGCTATTCGTTGTCTCAAGGCTGCCTTTAATGCAGACTGTGATGGACAAGCTGGTTTGCAAGAGCTTGCTGGTAATGCCACTCTCCTGTATTACATGACAGAAGAAGGTGCAGAAGGAAAACAAGCATTTTTGGAGAAACGTCCTCCCAATTTTCGAGATTTTCCTTGGTTGCCTTAG
- a CDS encoding PspA/IM30 family protein, with amino-acid sequence MEVMKRILRVIRGKFNSLVQGAEDPEKIMEQTFLEMQSNLVELRQGVACAIASQKRTERQAFAAQSQAQEWYRRAQLALQQGSEILAREALTKRQAYQQTSTALFEQIEQQKQVLGKLKQDMRSLELKTAEVKTKKDMYIARARSAQASYKLQEMLSGVSDNSGLSALERMEEKVLQIESQAEAIGQLSSDNLETRFAGLKSINDNDVDAELAAMKTQMLDQVNNTPVQNSLSGQQVPTTPKTPEC; translated from the coding sequence ATGGAAGTGATGAAGCGTATTCTGCGGGTGATTCGTGGTAAGTTCAATAGTTTGGTGCAGGGTGCTGAAGATCCAGAAAAAATTATGGAGCAAACTTTTCTGGAGATGCAGTCAAATTTGGTGGAGTTGCGTCAGGGGGTGGCTTGTGCGATCGCTAGTCAAAAACGTACTGAACGCCAGGCCTTTGCTGCTCAATCCCAAGCCCAAGAGTGGTATCGTCGCGCCCAACTAGCTCTACAACAAGGTAGCGAAATTTTAGCACGGGAGGCTCTCACCAAACGCCAAGCTTACCAACAAACTTCTACAGCCCTATTTGAGCAAATAGAACAGCAAAAACAGGTGCTAGGGAAGCTAAAACAGGATATGCGGAGTTTGGAGTTGAAAACCGCTGAGGTGAAAACCAAAAAAGATATGTATATTGCTCGGGCTCGTTCTGCTCAAGCATCTTATAAACTACAAGAAATGCTGAGTGGAGTATCAGATAATTCTGGTTTAAGTGCATTAGAACGAATGGAAGAGAAAGTTTTACAGATAGAATCACAAGCAGAAGCGATTGGTCAACTTAGTAGTGACAATCTGGAAACAAGATTTGCTGGATTGAAATCTATTAATGATAATGATGTGGATGCTGAACTAGCAGCCATGAAAACCCAAATGTTAGATCAGGTAAATAACACTCCAGTGCAAAATAGTCTCTCTGGACAGCAAGTACCTACAACGCCCAAAACTCCAGAGTGTTAA